The Drosophila nasuta strain 15112-1781.00 chromosome 2L, ASM2355853v1, whole genome shotgun sequence genome window below encodes:
- the LOC132798493 gene encoding C-type lectin 37Db-like — MSPKLVFIFFCLQLCHLSMSMEIPQTYTQLSDSSKCVASCGKFNLQIGKKLYYVESKEKVNWYKAVNNCRKMGGYLLNIESSTEMDLFAALYPSDSLWTSSNTLSKVNLFSNILPGTFLSITTGEPMPYNRWKEGYLDRNNLCVEMTKGFLDSINCENLKYYVCQAHILY, encoded by the exons ATGAGTCCGAAActagttttcattttcttctGCCTTCAATTGTGTCATCTGTCCATGTCAATGGAAATAC CACAAACTTATACTCAATTGAGCGATTCTTCAAAATGTGTTGCTTCATGTGGCAAGTTCAATCTCCAAATTGGCAAGAAACTCTATTACGTTGAATCCAAGGAGAAGGTCAATTGGTATAAAGCAGTCAACAACTGCCGTAAGATGGGCGGATACTTGTTGAACATTGAGAGCAGTACGGAAATGGATTTGTTTGCCGCTTTATATCCATCGGACAGCCTGTGGACATCCTCAAACACTCTGTCAAAAGTTAATCTATTCTCAAACATTCTGCCAGGAACTTTTCTATCCATCACGACTGGAGAGCCGATGCCCTACAATAGATGGAAGGAGGGATATTTGGACCGTAATAATTTGTGTGTGGAAATGACCAAGGGATTTCTGGATTCgataaattgtgaaaatttgAAGTACTATGTGTGCCAAGCACACATACTTTATTGA